The stretch of DNA TGGCTCGCAGCTTCGGTCAGGGATCGTCATTCTTGTACAACCTTTTCTACATCGTGATGATCTACTTCTTCTGCTACTTCTGGACGGCGATTACCTTCAATCCGAAGGACGTCTCCGACAACCTGCGTAACTTCGGTTCGTTTATCCCAGGCTATCGCCCCGGTCGCCGAACCGCCGAATATTTGGAAAAAGTGATGGTTCGCATCACCTATGTGGGAGCCAGCTTCCTGGTGGTGATTGCGATTATTCCTACGCTTATCTCTTCCGGTATGGGCGTCAGTCCGATGATCGCCAGTTTCTACGGCGGTACGGGCCTGTTGATTGCGGTCAGCGTCGCGTTCGATCTGGTTCAAAAGATTGACAGCCACCTGGTGATGAGAAACTATAAGGGCTTGTTGGAAGCGTAGTTTTGGGGAGTCCGGCCTGGCCCGCTCCCCGCTTGCTGACTCCTTCCTAGTACGCCGCGCCTCGCCCGGCCCGCCTCCGAGTTGATCACGTCAATGATGCAATAATGCGGTTAATTTTCATTGGACCTCCTGGCGTCGGCAAAGGCACCCAGTCTCAAAACCTGGTCGAGCATCTGAGCATTCCTCACGTCGCCACTGGGGACATGCTGCGGGACGCGAAGAAGCAGGGGACGGAGCTGGGCAAGCTCGCCTCGCTGCACATGGATCACGGCCAATTGGTCCCCGATCCGATCGTCGTGCAGATCGTCGGCGAGCGTCTTGATCGTGCCGATTGTCAACGCGGATGTCTGCTCGACGGCTTCCCTCGCACGATCGGCCAAGCCAAGGCGCTTGACGAATATCTTCACCAGCAGAACAAAGACCTCGACCTGGTGCTCACCCTGGACGTTAACCAGGAAGAGCTATTCCGCCGCTTGCTTGATCGCTCGGTGAAGGAAGGTCGCGTCGACGACACGCCGGATACGATTCGCAAACGAATGCGGATCTATCAAGAGCGAACCTCGCCGCTACTGGACTACTACCAGGAAAAGGGAATCCTGCGGCACGTCGACGGCATGGGAACGCCAACCGAAGTATTCGATCGCATCAAGGCGATCATCGACGACGTCGCCAAACAAAAGGGCGACAGCGTCTAATTGGATCTGGGCCTAGTTGGAACGGCGTCTAACTGGAACAGCGCTTCACTTGATCTAAGTCATGCCTCCTATCACTCTAAAATCGTCGCGCGAAATTGGCCTCATGCGAAAAGCGGGCCTCGTCGTCTGGGAAGCTCACCAGGCGGCCGCCGTCTTGGTCAAGCCCTGCGCCACCACCCGCGAAATCGACGCCGCGATCGAAAACGTCTTCGCCCAGCATGACGCCCTCTCGCTCTTCAAAGGCTACCCCGGCAAGACCCCCTTTCCCGCGGTGACCTGCGTCTCGGTCAACGAGGAAGTGGTGCACGGCATCCCCGGCGATCGCCAACTGGTCGAAGGGGACATCGTCAGTCTCGATACCGGCTGCAAGGTCGGCGGTTGGTGCGGCGACGCTGCGGTGACCCACGCCGTCGGCACGATCTCGCCGGTCGCCGCCAAACTGCTCGAAGTCACCTCCGGCGCTCTGCAGATCGCGATCGAGCAGCTGCCGAAAAAGAGCCGCTGGAGCGAAGTTGCTCGCGAGATGCAGGAGTATGTCGAAGCGGCCGACTTCTCGGTTGTGACCGAATTCGTCGGCCACGGCATCGGCCGCGAAATGCACGAAGCGCCGCAAGTGCCGAACTACTACTCGAAACGGTTCGCCAAAGATGGCGACTTCCCGTTGCGAACCGGTTTGGTCCTGGCGGTCGAACCGATGGTCAACGCCGGCAAACGGGAAGCGAAGATCACCAAAGACCACTGGACGGTCGTCACCTGCGACGGCTCTCTCAGCGCCCACTTCGAACACACGCTGGCCCTAACGAGCGATGGCGTCGAGATCCTAACCGGCGCCCCGCAGTAGGCGGAATAGTAGCCCGACGCGCCAGCGAGGGAATGCGGCCTGACACCAGACACTAACCCGAGTGCGCAAGCCGAGGGAATCCGCGGTACCGTCCGTCAAGTTGCGCACATTTGATTTTCAGCCTGGCTCTGGAAAATTGTTTTTGCCGCGCGCGGCAAAAACAATTTTTTAAACTTTGCCGTCTTCCCTCTTCTCCAGTTCGTGCAGGCGGTCCATGTCGAGGTAGCGCCTTGTGCCCCAGTGCGTGCCGGCGATGTGGCGCAGCCGGGCTGCTACCAGCATCAGGGCGCTTTGGCCGTCCGGGAACGCTCCCACGACTCGTGTTCGTCGCCGGATCTCTTTCATGATCCGCTCCAGCATGTTGCTGCTCCGCAGCCGCGTCCAGTGTTCTCGCGGGAACGCCATGTACGCCAGCGTTTCCTGGTAG from Blastopirellula retiformator encodes:
- a CDS encoding adenylate kinase, whose protein sequence is MRLIFIGPPGVGKGTQSQNLVEHLSIPHVATGDMLRDAKKQGTELGKLASLHMDHGQLVPDPIVVQIVGERLDRADCQRGCLLDGFPRTIGQAKALDEYLHQQNKDLDLVLTLDVNQEELFRRLLDRSVKEGRVDDTPDTIRKRMRIYQERTSPLLDYYQEKGILRHVDGMGTPTEVFDRIKAIIDDVAKQKGDSV
- the map gene encoding type I methionyl aminopeptidase yields the protein MPPITLKSSREIGLMRKAGLVVWEAHQAAAVLVKPCATTREIDAAIENVFAQHDALSLFKGYPGKTPFPAVTCVSVNEEVVHGIPGDRQLVEGDIVSLDTGCKVGGWCGDAAVTHAVGTISPVAAKLLEVTSGALQIAIEQLPKKSRWSEVAREMQEYVEAADFSVVTEFVGHGIGREMHEAPQVPNYYSKRFAKDGDFPLRTGLVLAVEPMVNAGKREAKITKDHWTVVTCDGSLSAHFEHTLALTSDGVEILTGAPQ